The Brachyhypopomus gauderio isolate BG-103 chromosome 2, BGAUD_0.2, whole genome shotgun sequence genome contains a region encoding:
- the rassf9 gene encoding ras association domain-containing protein 9: MAPFGRNFLKARLKNRSKDTEETPGKEIQVRVCQEEKVVCGVTKHTTCADVVQALLDDHKNTPESKRLLCGEPKEFCLLERWKGFERALPPLTRILRLWNAWGDERPFIQFVLVRASEFVPSSTGARRALRSRVVKSKKWEQGPAQYTKSLAVERQKKMVKKAFRKLEKMQKGETCEGLEEVDKMVQLIISQDHTIQQQIQHMRELDLEIEHVEHHFRRSPMTDSGVAESTSGLLVSGSPPPAEQQLQEYLYASNDITQLELQVRRHQDLIDELSRDIDLELRRSSWTLDSGELEGATSAGPVLDQESMSSAEALELDGLRKELDLSMRTGLSLHAQSQNMEKELQWNNTLLQSRNQEYQYLMAQLSSLQLEDCSEPASPAPQSLKGLGRVGVSQLVAGKIRQNLSPSDVTDTDSDTGISSTHSQDSLSPCVDRPLPLDTDV; this comes from the exons ATGGCCCCATTCGGACGAAACTTTCTGAAGGCGCGATTGAAAAACAG GTCAAAGGACACAGAGGAGACCCCTGGGAAAGAAATCcaggtgcgtgtgtgtcagGAGGAGAAGGTCGTCTGCGGTGTCACCAAGCACACCACCTGTGCTGATGTGGTTCAGGCTTTACTGGACGACCACAAGAACACACCAGAAAGTAAGAGGCTCCTATGTGGAGAGCCTAAAGAGTTCTGTCTCCTGGAACGCTGGAAGGGTTTTGAGAGGGCCCTGCCCCCTCTCACCCGCATCCTCCGACTATGGAATGCCTGGGGTGATGAGAGACCCTTTATTCAGTTCGTCTTGGTGAGGGCCAGTGAGTTTGTGCCCTCCTCCACGGGGGCAAGGAGAGCACTAAGGTCCCGGGTGGTGAAGTCGAAGAAATGGGAGCAGGGCCCTGCGCAGTACACCAAGAGCCTTGCTGTAGAGCGTCAGAAGAAGATGGTGAAGAAGGCCTTCCGCAAACTGGAGAAAATGCAGAAGGGAGAAACGTGTGAGGGCTTGGAGGAGGTTGACAAAATGGTGCAGCTCATCATCTCACAGGACCACACCATCCAGCAGCAGATCCAACACATGAGGGAGCTGGATCTGGAGATTGAGCATGTGGAGCACCATTTCAGGAGGAGTCCCATGACTGACTCTGGTGTGGCTGAGAGCACCAGCGGTCTGCTGGTCTCCGGGTCCCCGCCCCCAGCTGAGCAACAGCTGCAGGAGTATCTGTACGCCAGCAATGACATCACACAGCTGGAGCTGCAGGTGCGCAGGCATCAAGACCTCATCGATGAGCTGTCCAGAGACATTGACTTGGAGCTCAGAAGAAGCTCTTGGACCTTGGACTCTGGGGAGCTGGAGGGTGCAACTTCAGCAGGTCCTGTATTGGATCAGGAATCCATGTCTTCTGCCGAGGCTTTGGAGCTGGATGGCTTGCGTAAAGAACTGGATCTCAGCATGAGAACAGGACTATCACTCCATGCCCAAAGCCAGAACATGGAGAAAGAGCTACAGTGGAACAACACGTTGCTGCAGTCCAGGAACCAGGAGTACCAGTACCTCATGGCTCAGCTGAGCTCTCTCCAACTCGAGGACTGCTCTGAGCCAGCCAGCCCTGCACCCCAGTCCCTGAAGGGCTtggggagggtgggtgtgtcCCAGCTGGTAGCAGGGAAGATTAGACAGAACCTGTCCCCTTCCGATGTCACAGACACAGACTCAGACACTGGCATTAGCTCCACACACAGTCAGGATTCACTGTCCCCGTGTGTGGACAGACCACTCCCCCTGGACACTGACGTCTAA
- the nts gene encoding neurotensin/neuromedin N: MQVQMTSVVILFLICNGRCSDADQGTELLDEEALGGFLASEVKQSRHSAPLWQLPLLNMCRMLGSAIEPWQEHWSSEETQAAFGHRLTPAQEQLYDLQTLCRILRPRQLRYGEEYLQVDEDSESPLKRKSPYILKRQLHSNKVRRPYILKRSSFY, from the exons ATGCAGGTTCAGATGACATCCGTGGTGATCCTGTTTTTGATTTGTAATGGACGATGCTCAG ATGCTGATCAGGGGACAGAGTTGCTAGACGAGGAGGCGCTGGGTGGATTCCTTGCTTCTGAG gtaaagcagagcagacacagtgcccccttgtggcagctgccttTGCTGAACATGTGCAGGATGTTGGGCAGTGCCATTGAGCCTTGGCAGGAGCACTGGAGCAGTGAGGAGACCCAGGCAGCCTTTGGCCACAGGCTAACCCCAGCACAGGAGCAGCTGTATGACCTCCAGACTCTCTGTAGGATACTTCGTCCCAGACAG CTTCGCTATGGTGAAGAATACCTCCAAGTGGATGAAGACAGCGAAAGTCCACTGAAAAGAAAATCTCCATATATTCTAAAGAGGCAACTTCACAGCAACAAAGTCAGAAGACCATACATTCTAAAACGAAGTTCCTTTTACTGA